A single region of the Chiloscyllium punctatum isolate Juve2018m chromosome 15, sChiPun1.3, whole genome shotgun sequence genome encodes:
- the LOC140486116 gene encoding large ribosomal subunit protein uL18m-like yields MAAVAVALGLQLERVGLPPPARTGWRLMSASAEASIAPDTRENETVSPRFVNRNPRNLERLALARKDNGWQSTWPRGSYWHRLRFRKSQRHVTACVEAASSQGEVVISASTQEWSIKKHLYSTRDVTAAETVGRVLAQRCLEAGIGYLQFRAIPWEYWAESVQRFRSALKDSGLILSEPRRVYQSMHGNLGPKVRWGKGIATSSFRFLNKAKDSV; encoded by the exons ATGGCGGCGGTGGCGGTCGCTCTCGGGTTGCAGCTGGAGCGAGTGGGGTTGCCGCCTCCCGCTCGAACAG GTTGGCGGTTGATGTCGGCCTCGGCTGAAGCCTCGATCGCCCCGGACACGCGAGAGAACGAGACGGTCTCGCCGCGATTTGTGAACCGCAACCCCCGGAACCTGGAGCGTCTGGCGCTGGCGAGGAAGGACAACGGCTGGCAGAGCACCTGGCCGAGGGGCAGCTACTGGCACCG GTTGCGTTTCAGGAAGAGCCAGAGGCACGTCACAGCCTGTGTGGAGGCAGCAAGCAGTCAGGGCGAGGTGGTCATCTCAGCTTCGACCCAAGAGTGGTCCATCAAGAAGCACCTATACAGCACCCGGGACGTCACTGCAGCCGAGACTGTGGGCCGTGTGCTAGCTCAACGCTGCCTTGAGGCCGGGATCGGCTACCTCCAATTCCGGGCTATCCCTTGGGAATACTGGGCAGAGTCG gTCCAGCGATTCCGCTCTGCGCTAAAAGACAGTGGGCTGATCCTCAGCGAACCACGGAGAGTGTACCAGTCGATGCATGGGAATTTGGGACCGAAGGTGAGATGGGGCAAAGGCATCGCAACAAGTTCCTTTCGATTCCTAAATAAAGCAAAAGATTCTGTCTGA